In the genome of Populus nigra chromosome 9, ddPopNigr1.1, whole genome shotgun sequence, one region contains:
- the LOC133702691 gene encoding uncharacterized protein LOC133702691, giving the protein MKVLYQEITLVPQGAMVSFQVVELTLSRTMDLLIHMAEQTLMVRILPLVVLLLPTPTGAIWKNPPIREPKGLLHLHTVILDVTLPACRLQVYRHIFPVLLFIRFSSWISSLSIICNISDSVTKAPICIAAGMQHYVRYNPSSSSEILLITV; this is encoded by the exons ATGAAAGTTCTGTACCAAGAAATAACATTGGTTCCTCAGGGAGCTATGGTGTCATTTCAGGTGGTAGAGCTGACTCTTTCCAGAACTATGGATTTGTTGATCCATATGGCAGAGCAAACTCTGATGGTGAGAATACTGCCGTTGGTGGTGCTGCTACTTCCGACCCCTACTGGAGCAATATGGAAGAACCCTCCCATAAGGGAGCCAAAAGGACTTCTTCATTTACATACAGTAATATTGGATGTCACCCTACCAGCCTGCAGGCTCCAAGTTTATCGACATATTTTCCCAGTCCTTCTCTTCATACG GTTTTCTTCATGGATCTCCTCGCTTTCCATTATCTGCAATATCTCCGACTCCGTCACCAAGGCCCCCATATGCATTGCTGCCGGCATGCAGCATTATGTAAGATATAACCCTAGCTCCTCCTCCGAGATATTACTGATCACTGTATAG
- the LOC133703652 gene encoding uncharacterized protein LOC133703652 produces MTSINLSFNPLFSCIITLYTLILLYFPQALKLAISPILTITLTLLLFVLRLGAIQRHQLSVTESDKAIQIKQNKGTHFGEASSSSFLTLVDKWVASQSADPGRFDPDPNLDFEVSFVEWDVKAPLKVINEEYEGEEGEDPNEKDAGQDPTRFGGWGRYPSLDMCYPETDSDSDSEGGFSVAGEWDSLERFCFKWEEEDREGLLIEIALDSDNKKDTGPDLDAGLDFHVEEDNLIEIDISPAKNDKMFPGEV; encoded by the coding sequence ATGACTTCCATTAATCTTTCTTTTAATCCTCTCTTCTCTTGCATTATCACTCTCTACACTCTAATTCTCTTATACTTTCCTCAAGCACTTAAACTCGCAATCTCTCCAATTCTGACCATTACTTTAACTCTCTTGCTCTTTGTTCTACGTCTTGGTGCAATTCAAAGACATCAACTTTCAGTCACAGAAAGCGATAAAGCCATTcaaatcaagcaaaacaaaGGCACCCATTTTGGTGAAGCTTCAAGTTCTAGCTTTTTGACTCTTGTAGACAAATGGGTTGCTTCCCAAAGTGCTGATCCGGGTCGCTTTGACCCGGATCCGAACCTGGATTTTGAAGTGTCGTTTGTTGAATGGGATGTTAAAGCTCCATTGAAGGTTATAAATGAGGAatatgaaggagaagaaggggAGGATCCAAATGAGAAGGATGCAGGTCAGGATCCGACCCGGTTTGGTGGTTGGGGAAGGTATCCATCTTTGGATATGTGTTATCCGGAAACCGATTCGGATTCGGATTCTGAAGGTGGGTTTTCAGTTGCCGGAGAGTGGGACTCGCTGGAGAGGTTTTGCTTCAAATGGGAAGAGGAAGATAGAGAAGGGTTATTGATAGAGATAGCTCTTGATAGTGATAATAAGAAGGATACGGGTCCGGATTTGGATGCGGGTTTGGATTTTCATGTGGAAGAGGATAATTTGATAGAGATTGACATATCTCCGGCGAAAAACGACAAGATGTTTCCCGGTGAAGTGTGA